The nucleotide window GGAGATTGTTAttggtaacttttttttttttactttactaTTGTTAACCTTTTTATttcatataattatataataaaatataaaaaaaatataattttattaaatataactttttaattattaattatattcttATTTTTCATAACCCCTCAATTATCATAATTCGAACCCAGAATACAAATTGACCCATAAATCTACCTTCAGATTGTTATAAATGAGAATATTATTATCTTTTGCTCCAGATTTTTGTAAAAGAGAAtgttattgatatattttttactattgttaatctTCTTATTTCATATAATTACTTAAAAATAtaagatataattttattaaatataatttctTAATTACTAATCATATGCTTATTTTTCACAGCCTCTTAATTGTCTCTTTATGATAATATAAATTGATCTTTACCGGAACATATCTTTAGAATGTTATAGAAACACTCAAAATATTATCTTTGAGGTATGCAACCCGATGTTTTAAgtcataaaaacataaaaatgatctaataaatatataaaaaaaatatttcttattttttattttctcatgttgaaagagattattaaaatgaagttaaaaatatttatatttatttacagAGGAGTATATTAGGAATATTAAATTTCAATAAATAGAAGGGATCACGTGAGATTTGCGATGAGGAGCGATCCGGAGAGTGCAGCGAGATTATGGAAAGAGGAAGCCGGAGATGGGAAGTTCTAATTGGCTGCGAAGGAGAGTAATTTAGGAAGAAAACGCGCCAAAAGATCTTATTCCATCTTCTCGTCCGAAGCGAAGCAAATCAAACGTTATACCCAATTCCTCCTGTAAAACCGCGCTCTCTCACTCTACGACCCATCGGACTAAAGCTGGTAATGGCCGTGTCCGAAGAAATCCCTTGTGTTAgggttaattatatttttaatagttatattgaaatctttatattcataaaagtaaaatatttaatctcgtttcttcTCGTGTTATTGATTTTACTAACAGAAACATAACATCTATTGATTTTTTCTTATTTCGTTTTATTGCTCAGTATGTATGATATTTCTATAAGTAGAATCGACGATTTTgaagaaaaataagattaaatatttataaatatagaaatatcaatataatattttatgtaaaagttaaaagaattaattatatattctctctgtaattagttattttagtATCTCGATtcctatattttcaaaaattatattaggatcgGAAGTAAAATATGAAAATTCctatataagattaaaaaaaattataaagttaaaaataaaaaaatttgttaGAATAatgagttaaatattttactttcataaatataaaattttaatataatttttaaaaatactaaagacgaaaatactaaagataattaattataaaaatattctatAATTAGACTGAACGATAGCTAATTACACAGAATTTACTGTATAATTAaaccctctctctgtctctctatctcactctctctatatatatagaaTAAGAGCCGAGCCCTGGAAGCATTCCGTTTCCGATACATCTCTACGACAATGGAGCACTCGCCGCCAAAATTCCATGtaacacctcttctccttttcttttctttttcccagtAATCTTATCTCAAAGCTTTAATCCTTCAAACTCCGCCTTTTCCTGGTTGCGTGCAGGTGTTGATGATTTTAGTGCTGTGGACGGTGGTAACAGCGGCGTTCATAGGGATCGCTGAGGGCCATCGCCACCACCGGCGGGACGGTGGTGCGACGGAGCTAGAAGCCTTCCACTACGCGGCGGCGGGGGCAGGAGGATGCCGGGCCCACGTGGCCAGCCTGACGGACTTCGGCGGGGTGGGCGACGGGGTGACCTCCAACACGGCGGCCTTTGAGGCGGCCGTGGCCAACCTCAGCAAGGTCGCGTGCGACGGCGgcgcgatgctggtggtgccggcCGGCCGGTGGCTCACCGGCCCCTTCAACCTCACCAGCCACTTCACCCTCTTCCTCGACCACGACGCCGTCATCCTCGCCACTCAGGTCCGCCCCCTTTCCCCCACCTTCTCCTCCATCTATTTCTATTTAGAGTACATGTTCATAATCGTTCATGGGTTGTTTGCCGTTACCATCGCCTTTATCATCCGACGTTgcctccatcctcagtggtggtTATTGCTAGTAGCCCTTCTCATCGAGTCCGTTCATCTGACAGCTCTCGCCAGATGAACGGTGATGATGAAGAATAGTCTCGTCACTGGTGAGCCCCACCAGAACGTTACACAGCGATGGAATACTATTCCACCGTTTCCTTCATCTCATCTCGAGGGAGAAATCACAAGTCTCGATCTTAGATGACTAATCCGATGTGCATAGTCACCGCGTTGGACTGATGAGGGAAAAAGTGAACTAAGCCATTAAAACTCTAAATTTGTCTTGATAACATTAATTTCTGAAATATTTACAATATGTATGGTGGAATTTTTACTATTTAGTATCTCTATTTTGATCTCTCCAAATAAGATTACGGtaatatttattatgttttatttttatttttttgcttttgCTCTTGTATGTAATAACCTTATATGTGAACATCAATAATCTTGGATCAGAATCCACATAAAATTTCCTTCCAACTTCCAAGATCTTGAAGATTACACCCAAAGTTATATGTTTTAATTGAGAGAGGATCCTCACTTTCACTCAAGATTCTTAAGGTCATATGTCTATTGGTTTACAATTGGAAAATGGCTTCAGAAAAGGGTTAGATTAGGTTGATTAAAAGAGGGCTTTGTGTGTTCcttctattttataaaataatattataggaTAAAAGGAACACATCACTTCAATCATTCCTGTAGACTTTGCCATACTTTCCTAGCTATGCACAAGGTCTTATAGATCTAAGTCAAGAAGTGCTGATTCATCAGTGACTTGATTGGCATATTAGAGTTGACATCTGTGGCTAATAAATCTCATGCATTTTGTCATCATATATTCCTTTTTGGTTCACTTCAAGTCTAATCCATTGAAGATTTCATGCATATTCTAGTCGTTGTTATTGATAGTTGTGTAGAACTATTACTCTGAAAAGTAATCCATTCAATGGAGAATGACATTCTTTTCGTGTGTAAGAACTTTGAGACTAAGGCTTACAAGTAGGAAAGGATGCGAGGAAACCAGCATAAGAATGGCATGCAGTGTGGACCTTAGCCTAACACTAATTTTCGTCTTGACCATCAAAAGTTAGGTGGATGTTCCAATCCGGCTAACTTTCTACCACAAAACTGCTGTTTAGACTCTCAAAGCAGGAGAACCACAAACTCTCTCTTGATGCTGTAACTTTCTTTGATATTTTGTGGGAAATAGTACTGTCATTCAATCTCTCAGTGTTTCCTTTTTGACTAAACCTTCTGGATCTGTGTAGCTAACTGGGTTTGCTGAAGACAGGAAAACACTATTAATGCTTCAAACTTTGGAGAACAAGTTAAATTTCAGCTGCTTATATAACTGACTACTCCAAAAGTCTGTCGTATAACATAAATTTCTATTCTGCAACCCCATTTTATGGCTTCTCACACTGCAACTTGGACGTCATTGCTCATGAATTGCATGGATGTACGTAGGGGGCAACTAGATTTACTTTTAACACAGTTTGAgaatctctttatttttttttttgtattggtAGCTAATAGCAGTTCTAAAACTATGATCTTTTGTTCATATCAACAAAGATAATTCATGGTGATATGCTTATACAGGATATCAACGAGTGGTCGATCATTGATCCTTTGCCCTCCTACGGCAGAGGAAGAGATTCGACTGGGGGTAGATACAGTAATTTCATCATGGGATATAACTTGACCGATGTGGTCATAACAGGTAGTATATACGCTGCATATTTTCATTGCTTCTATTGTATTACTTCCTTTTAAATTTATAAAGTTTGCTTTGTATTATCATTCCATAGTCCCCAaaagtttataaataaaaaatatttctagtCATTCCGTAACATTTAATTCATTTTCTATTGTTTTAGGGTGCTTGGATTGATAAAAAGATGCATATCATCTAACTTGTTTGCATCATAGATGTGCAATGGAATACAATTTGATTGCAACGTACCATGTCCTGATGCTAAcaagttttattgttatttttagggAATAATGGAACTATCGATGGACAAGGTGAAACCTGGTGGAAAATGTTCCGTAACAATGAACTCAATCACACTCGTGGATACCTCATTGAATTGGTGTACTGCATGCAAGTGCTGATTTCCAACATTACATTGGTTGACGCTCCATCGTGGAATGTCCACCCAGTGTACAGCAGGTTTATATTAATAATCTACTTTCAGAACACTTGAAGGTTTCTTTTGCTTTCCATTCTGTTGTTACAATCTGGTGTTAACGTGAATGAATGCACTGTACAGCCAAGTTATCGTCTCAGGCATCACAATTCTTGCACCAGTCGACTCTCCGAACACTGATGGGATCAATCCAGGTGGATATCGTACCTACATTTACTTGGGTTGTAGATTCTATGTTGCTGTTTCGATTGATTCTTTTTGGTGGTTTCTCTCTTCTTCGCAGACTCGTCCTCCAATGTCCGCATTGAGGACTGCTACATAGTCTCAGGGGATGACTGCATCGCCATTAAAAGCGGTTGGGATGAGTACGGGATTGCATTCAACATGCCAAGCGAACACATAGTGATCAGACGGCTCACCTGCATCTCCCCCTCAAGCGCTGTCATCGCCCTGGGAAGCGAGATGTCAGGAGGAATCCAAGATGTCCGGGCCGAAGACATCACGGCCATCCACTCCGAATCCGGCGTCAGGATCAAGACGGCCATCGGAAGGGGAGCTTACGTGAAGGACATATTCGTGAGAAGAATGGATCTGCACACCATGAAGTGGGTCTTCTGGATGACGGGCACCTACGGGCAGCACCCGGACGACAAATTTGATCCGAAAGCCATCCCGGTGGTGCAGAATATCAGCTACAGCAACGTGGTGGCCGAGAACGTGACCATGGCCGCGAAGCTGGAGGGGATTCCCGGCGCGCCCTTCACCGGAATATGCATCTACAATGTGACGGCGGAGGTGCGGAAGTCGAAGAAGCCGATATGGAACTGCACCGACGTGGAGGGCGTATCGAGTCACGTGACGCCCACTCCCTGTGCGCTGATTCCGGACTCTCCAGATCTTATAACGCATTGCCCCTTCCCTGAAAATGTTCTACCTGTGGATTTTGTTGGGCTGACGGAGTGTTCTTATCAGAGAACCAAAGCATGAGTCGAGATGCTTTCTACATCCAAATCGATTAAATAATTGATCTTTGTTTACCTCTTAATGGCATAAACTATGATGTCCTGAAGCTTGGCAGATTAAATTGTTTGCCTTGAACAAAGTGCTTAATGAAATTTTTTTACAAgtattttgaatttatttttataagtacCTTGTTCACAGAGTTGAAACATATGTAGATGTTATCAGCATAGTTGTTATCAGTAAACATGGAATCTATCTCATGCTTGCAGTATACAGACGAGTAATAGGTCAATAACAATCAAATCCAATCCAATATAGAACTCAGATAATCCAAGTCACAAAATATATTCGACCTCAAATGACACCTTTCCTCAGTTGACGTCTTCCAACAGGACCGTAGGAATATGGGAGAAAGTAGCGTTTAGATTCCGTAGCATCCAGACGCTAATACCATAGCACTAGTTGTCAGATGTCTAACCCCAAGTTACAAAACCAATTTAGACTCAGTGGATCGCACAAAGATGCATCAATAATGATTGATCCCCATGACAATCAAACCTGCAGCAACATTACAAAAACAAACAAATCAGGTGCAAAATATGACATACACACTGCACACGATTAGAGTAGAAAAACTGCATTTGATAATTGCCAAATGGAAACCTAAATTTACCTGTATTCTCGTTAACTTAAACTAACTTCATGGCTATATGTTAAGAAATGCTAAGATACCACTTCAGCAATCCAAAAAGCTCTCCTTTGCATATGGGCCGCACGCACGCAAAAACGGGTACTCTAATGAGCAGGTTTTTGGCAGTAATGGTATCAGTTATCACTTTTACCACCATCACATTAAACATGGAGCACACGGAGGCGCTCATGGAAATGTATCTGAACTCTTATAAAAGTGTGCTAATGAAGAACATGTAACAGTGTAAACATGTTTTAAAAGCTATTATTTTCTTGTTTGCTTTGTCACTGGAAACTACAAAtagaaataatacaaatggactcGGATCATTCTGCAATTAAAAGAGAAGGCAAAGAGAAAAGGAACGTTGGGATGAAGGGAAAAACTCTCATGATCTTATCAACCAAAACATCTATATCTAAAATTAATtagatctcccactgaaaatgttGGTAAGAAAACAGAAAAACCACACAGTAACTAGAAATTCTCAGCCTAATACCAAAGTTGCATTGGTAGAGGTTTCGATTCAGCATAATGACACACTGGTACAGTTTTCCTTTTGAAAACAAGAGACATAAGAGTGCCATAGTGGAATCCTTAACATTAAGTTCCAATCTACGGCAACAAGTGCTGTCTGTAATTTTTAGAAGATTATATTGAGTTGAGGCGAAATCAACAAAAAATGCATCGTAAAATTTTTAGTAGTTTCTATCCGAAAGCTTGGGGCAATCTCCAAAAAAACgacaataagagagagagagagggagaagcaCAAGAGGCTTATAAATTCCAAAAATTCCTATGTGATTAGAATTGATACACAAATATACGAAACTACAGTTTCAGAAAGCAGTGATCATCAGTCAATGATTGATTGGATTGGATTATCTGATTTAGGTCAGTATCCATTAACTCATATACAATGTAAACATCAATGAAGTTTTGCCTCTATGGTGGGCGTATCATGTCCTTGATTCCAAAATAACTCGTGAGATCCAATCTAATAACAAGCTAAATAAAAGGATCAACATGGAAGACAGTCTCACCACTAAAATATATCTTACATTAAACTGCAAGCATAAAATTTGTAATGTGCTATAGGTAATACGAAAAATTTTTAATAGCAGTATTgtaatcaaataacaatagatcaaaTTTACGATATGTACCTTTCGATGTCATTTCAAAAGAACTTTATGAGATCTGTACAGGTACTATCTTAATATTTGAAATCCACTGTATATTAAtgtgcaaggagaactagattctTCTTCTCATCTCTTTCTATCTTTTTTACAGAATtacttagattgatggattagagaTATGGAGGATTAAAGAGGAACTGTAATCTCTTAATGACTATCACATATCGATGTCCGTCATATATCgtgcatcatatacatcattcGTAGAAGTATTGTCTATATATAGGCAAGAGTAAAGGGTCTAAGATAAGTAATCAGGAAAGTTCCTTTTATAATGACATATTATAAGGGATCTTACCTTAATTAGATATTTTTTCTATTAGCTATAACTTTCATCAGAATCCaatcaatttataatatatattataaattaaatagagtcacataatctaacattcttccaCTTGGTCaattaattggtaagatataaaaatattaaaaattaaaataataaaataaaatttgtttgaaaataattttacctaattggacttttaaaaattttaaaaatattttatatatgattatgaattttaaaataagtcaataagtctaataaacataataatattagCCTTTCTTATTAGTTCataatgacccctataatttatcttgtcaaaataattttattattaaattcaactataatatgcataaataagTTTTGGTAAATGGGTCAATAACGGTGCTCACAACGAGTTATAACAATTGTATATTATCAATATTATACTccattctatgtaccacaacattattagcctttcctaatatagtcaatAACGACccctataatttatcttatcaaaagaattctattattatattcaactataatatgtataaacataaatataaatagataactttaattaagctaaaaaatataaattatagtaTTCACCTAAATATGCATCACAATATCTTTTATAGTTTGCTCACAAGTCCTATTCtaaaaacatattttttaaatattttagactaTAAAGTTTTGGTAAACGGGTCAACAATGATGCTCAGATTTTTTATTTACACTTGTTGTTTCTAAACTCTTTATCTAACTACCATGTACTTATATCTTGATATACTTAGAATTACctgaatatttattattcttcgAGAACAAAACTAGTTATCTTATAGCAAcaataatttcagaaaaaaaGATATGCCAAAGGGTCAGGCCAAAACATTATAATGATAATAAATAGGGTTGAAAAATTGtaatgataacaaataggtcTGATGTCTTGATTAAGAAAGTAGCAACCATTGTACAAACCTACAGAGACCAACTTGaaataaattaatcttaatacGATGATAATCAATCCCTTTAAGTTTATTAGAGCATAGACATATTAATTCATGCTAGTTGTTGTCAAGTACAAATAgttttagttttttcaaaaataGCAATACGTTTAGGCGACTAACCCTAAATGGTTAAGACTTTACGATTTTATTGTTGTGGTAACAATAGACTTATGTGTTGCTCAATAATATGTCAACTAAAATATATCATTCAAGTAGGACAAATCACATTTTAAAGGAATGACCTCAACAAACATATTATTTTCAACCAAGGACAATATAACCACTATCTAAAGTTATGCATACTCTAGTTTGCAgtataaataatctataattagctcgaATCATACtgaaaataactaattacataacataatttataattagccttcctctctctctctctctatatatagaacAAGAGTCGAGCAGTGGAAGCA belongs to Musa acuminata AAA Group cultivar baxijiao chromosome BXJ1-11, Cavendish_Baxijiao_AAA, whole genome shotgun sequence and includes:
- the LOC103970806 gene encoding probable polygalacturonase yields the protein MEHSPPKFHVLMILVLWTVVTAAFIGIAEGHRHHRRDGGATELEAFHYAAAGAGGCRAHVASLTDFGGVGDGVTSNTAAFEAAVANLSKVACDGGAMLVVPAGRWLTGPFNLTSHFTLFLDHDAVILATQDINEWSIIDPLPSYGRGRDSTGGRYSNFIMGYNLTDVVITGNNGTIDGQGETWWKMFRNNELNHTRGYLIELVYCMQVLISNITLVDAPSWNVHPVYSSQVIVSGITILAPVDSPNTDGINPDSSSNVRIEDCYIVSGDDCIAIKSGWDEYGIAFNMPSEHIVIRRLTCISPSSAVIALGSEMSGGIQDVRAEDITAIHSESGVRIKTAIGRGAYVKDIFVRRMDLHTMKWVFWMTGTYGQHPDDKFDPKAIPVVQNISYSNVVAENVTMAAKLEGIPGAPFTGICIYNVTAEVRKSKKPIWNCTDVEGVSSHVTPTPCALIPDSPDLITHCPFPENVLPVDFVGLTECSYQRTKA